A region from the Fusarium musae strain F31 chromosome 1, whole genome shotgun sequence genome encodes:
- a CDS encoding hypothetical protein (BUSCO:EOG09263UN3) — protein MALGSTAPVNVGTLWNGTQVNFQRRASGLESRKARPLPSPPLPAMMASRRLELSLSSLARRPLTCFLCEARRPFTTSTIRLARAEKPGSGASLNPQENVAKPIEAPRSYGKRQEGHFVPKPLPRPIGMPLPPKAGENTGIDNRSLRQRREDFVNYDKHLQRRKELTAKISRPYFRDWGNLQYHEGKSFIAPPRLFKAELSLFFPNFYGETLLKTDKNPRDTTPLLTGKATVVSFFSSRWAEQQAATFTSKGENPGLHEVLNKHPDTTQIVNINYEDNAGKAWLVRFFLGSLRKQFPEKDWDKYFLVRRGVTDDIRESIGLLNSKVGYVFLVDQYCRVRWAGSGTAHPIEAEGLAKGLSRIVDEMRNEATLPATAKEQHPGKHHLEVPKML, from the exons ATGGCCCTTGGCTCCACTGCTCCCGTCAACGTGGGGACTCTATGGAATGGAACTCAAGTGAATTTTCAACGTCGGGCCTCAGGTTTGGAGAGCCGCAAAGCCCGTCCCCTCCCGTCCCCTCCCCtgccagccatgatggcatcACGACGACTCGAGCTGAGCCTCTCCAGCCTCGCTCGCCGACCTCTAACATGTTTCCTTTGCGAGGCTCGTCGTCCATTCACGACTTCGACCATCCGACTAGCGAGGGCTGAAAAGCCTGGATCTGGTGCATCGTTAAATCCCCAAGAAAATGTTGCTAAGCCAATTGAGGCCCCGCGAAGTTATGGAAAGCGACAAGAAGGACACTTCGTACCgaaacctcttcctcgtccgaTCGGAATGCCCCTGCCGCCTAAAGCTGGAGAGAACACTGGAATCGATAATCGATCGCTGCGACAGCGACGTGAGGATTTTGTAAATTATGACAAGCACTTGCAACGGCGCAAGGAGCT AACTGCGAAGATTTCACGGCCGTACTTTCGAGATTGGGGTAACCTTCAATACCATGAGGGTAAATCCTTCATCGCGCCTCCACGCCTATTTAAGGCCGAGTTGTCACTATTCTTCCCCAACTTTTACGGCGAAACTCTACTGAAGACGGATAAGAACCCGCGCGATACTACACCACTCCTTACTGGCAAGGCAACAGTCGTCTCTTTCTTCAGCAGCCGCTGGGCTGAGCAGCAAGCTGCGACCTTCACATCTAAGGGGGAAAACCCCGGGCTTCATGAAGTGCTAAATAAGCACCCGGACACGACACAGATTGTCAACATCAACTATGAAGATAATGCCGGCAAGGCATGGCTGGTGCGTTTCTTTCTGGGTTCATTGCGAAAGCAGTTCCCAGAGAAGGATTGGGATAAATACTTCCTTGTCCGACGAGGCGTTACCGACGACATTCGCGAATCCATCGGTCTACTCAACAGCAAGGTCGGATACGTCTTTCTTGTCGATCAGTATTGCCGGGTTCGATGGGCGGGCAGCGGAACTGCTCATCCCATTGAAGCAGAAGGCTTGGCAAAGGGCCTCTCACGTATAGTTGACGAGATGAGGAATGAAGCTACCTTGCCCGCCACTGCAAAGGAGCAACATCCAGGCAAACACCATCTCGAGGTTCCGAAAATGCTGTAA
- a CDS encoding hypothetical protein (EggNog:ENOG41), with product MDHSAPFAHHHQQQNQPTSFESEKVDYGFDSLLGHDTCLTHGLDSLGTCNNTENACLDQRCFDHYGKTATTKNALDIGLDLKNGTDTVSQRHDQVNSTRSTRAKSRSQPNISNSPARTLSTAAMRVSAHRQKRRRQSEQTHQYHKQLEYPQSSHVHQMHSPHSIQQDQNLQHIDPTAVLQTVNENLQHNFNMPLLDSQHTSFGEFQHQNHAFPVPSLYDRWPQAIAPSWANMMGQASVANCMPMPWTQHMGCNNATSVDCTSACGDAKCWSQCGDGDHADCCFDTSCDEFDFSHAACCFEPTCAALEPCLDTSCQEAAIPCNDSHCVSTTVSTTPASVSVTTPSAEPEPVVNTLMSPVEPGQGVPLDIDSVIGQDFGHFSHEIGPSFTDDLNQHVGNLARRPSGPGLSHNGAFSMPSQSPTPKTELAEKQAIKGEAEFTCQWLCEGDGVLCSKRFGSNKELQDHCKNEHVKTLQKGENGFCCTWYAYKPVKCEICGIMLSAKQSLEQHMRTHSGEKPWKCDRPGCEARFKQQSALTMHMRTHTGEKPLQCEICGKRFGESSNLSKHRRTHNVRGNHVCEHCGKDFHRLDQLRRHLQTHLQDGGRKTSKSS from the exons ATGGACCACTCAGCGCCTTtcgctcatcatcaccagcagcaaaaCCAGCCAACTTCTTTCGAATCCGAAAAAGTCGACTATGGCTTTGACAGTTTGCTCGGTCACGATACATGCCTGACACATGGTCTCGATTCTCTCGGTACCTGCAACAACACTGAGAACGCTTGTCTCGACCAACGCTGTTTTGACCACTATGGTAAAACTGCTACCACCAAGAACGCTCTTGACATCGGCCTCGATCTTAAGAACGGTACTGATACGGTCTCTCAGCGCCATGACCAGGTCAACAGCACCCGTTCCACAAGGGCAAAAAGCCGTAGCCAACCAAACATATCCAATTCTCCTGCAAGAACATTGTCTACTGCGGCAATGAGAGTCTCAGCGCACCGACAAAAGCGAAGGAGACAGTCTGAGCAGACGCATCAGTATCATAAACAACTGGAATATCCGCAGTCTTCGCATGTGCATCAAATGCACTCTCCTCATAGCATTCAACAGGATCAGAATCTCCAGCATATCGACCCCACAGCTGTTCTCCAGACCGTCAACGAGAATCTGCAGCACAACTTCAACATGCCACTGTTAGACAGCCAACATACATCCTTTGGAGAATTCCAACACCAAAACCATGCATTCCCAGTGCCCAGTCTCTATGATCGTTGGCCACAAGCCATTGCTCCCTCCTGGGCCAACATGATGGGACAGGCCAGCGTCGCCAATTGCATGCCGATGCCGTGGACACAACATATGGGATGCAACAACGCCACCTCTGTTGACTGCACTTCTGCGTGCGGCGACGCCAAATGCTGGAGTCAATGTGGCGACGGAGATCATGCGGACTGCTGCTTCGATACTTCTTGTGACGAGTTTGATTTCTCCCATGCTGCTTGTTGCTTTGAACCCACTTGTGCTGCCCTTGAGCCATGCCTTGACACCTCTTGCCAGGAGGCCGCAATCCCCTGCAACGATTCCCATTGCGTGAGCACCACCGTGTCAACCACTCCGGCGTCTGTGTCTGTTACAACACCCTCGGCAGAGCCTGAACCCGTGGTCAATACCCTAATGAGTCCAGTCGAACCAGGCCAGGGCGTTCCTTTGGATATTGACTCCGTGATCGGGCAGGACTTTGGCCATTTCTCTCATGAAATCGGACCTAGTTTTACTGATGATCTCAACCAACACGTCGGAAACCTTGCAAGGCGTCCAAGTGGCCCAGGGCTAAGCCACAATGGCGCCTTTTCCATGCCCTCACAATCTCCCACACCGAAAACCGAGTTGGCTGAGAAGCAAGCTATAAAGGGAGAAGCCGAGTTCACCTGCCAATGGCTCTGTGAGGGAGATGGAGTCCTCTGTTCCAAAAGGTTTGGAAGTAATAAAGAACTCCAGGACCACTGTAAGAATGAGCATGTCAAGACTCTGCAGAAGGGCGAAAATGGGTTTTGCTGCACATGGTACGCTT ACAAACCCGTCAAATGCGAGATTTGCGGCATAATGCTTTCAGCAAAGCAATCTCTGGAGCAGCACATGCGTACCCACTCTGGAGAGAAACCATGGAAGTGCGATCGTCCGGGGTGTGAGGCGCGGTTCAAACAACAGAGTGCTCTTA CCATGCATATGCGCACGCATACAGGAGAGAAGCCTTTGCAGTGCGAAATCTGTGGTAAGCGGTTCGGCGAATCCTCCAATCTATCCAAGCACCGTCGCACGCACAATGTTCGTGGTAACCACGTTTGTGAGCACTGTGGCAAAGACTTTCATCGGCTGGATCAACTTCGTCGGCATCTGCAGACTCATCTGCAAGATGGCGGCCGCAAGACTAGCAAAAGCTCATGA
- a CDS encoding hypothetical protein (EggNog:ENOG41): MSIKTPTKPTTIALPPTTSSPMTVASPSINSATINGHKAQGQQHIWLVTGPAGCGKTTVAGYLAQSLGLPYIEGDSFHPPANIDKMRNGIPLTDADRWDWLTALREESIKRLNSGSNGVVLTCSALKRKYRDVIRVAGYYDHRIQIHFVFLDASEELLLARVAQRQNHYMGANMVHSQFETLERPLADEKDVITIDVSRPIEEVEREALSNVLETITKSQDKP, from the exons ATGTCAATCAAGACTCCCACAAAACCAACTACCATTGCTTTGCCGCCCACCACTTCGTCACCAATGACGGTAGCGTCCCCATCCATCAACTCTGCCACCATCAATGGCCACAAAGCCCAGGGACAACAACACATCTGGCTGGTTACGGGCCCTGCCGGCTGTGGAAAGACAACAGTCGCTGGTTATTTGGCTCAATCATTAGGCCTGCCTTATATTGAGGGTGATTCG TTCCACCCTCCCGCCAATATTGATAAGATGCGAAATGGTATTCCCTTAACTGACGCCGATCGATGGGATTGGCTCACAGCTTTACGGGAAGAATCCATCAAGAGACTGAATTCCGGATCCAATGGAGTGGTCCTTACTTGCTCGGCTCTCAAGCGCAAGTATCGCGATGTCATCCGCGTTGCTGGATACTACGATCACCGCATTCAGATCCACTTCGTTTTCCTTGACGCTTCtgaggagcttcttctcgcccGTGTCGCCCAACGACAAAACCATTACATGGGCGCCAATATGGTCCATAGCCAATTTGAGACCCTTGAGCGACCTCTGGCCGATGAAAAGGATGTTATCACCATCGACGTCAGCCGACCCATAGAAGAGGTGGAGCGTGAAGCCCTCAGCAACGTGTTGGAAACAATCACCAAATCTCAAGACAAGCCATGA
- the RPL35 gene encoding 60S ribosomal protein L35 (BUSCO:EOG09265FTY), with product MSSGKVKAGALWGKNKDDLTKQLAELKTELGQLRIQKVASSGSKLNRIHDIRKSIARVLTVINAKQRAQLRLFYKNKKYAPLDLRPKQTRAIRRRLSPEEKSRVLEKTKKRTVHFPQRKFAIKVR from the exons ATG TCGTcgggcaaggtcaaggctggtgCGCTCTGGggcaagaacaaggatgatTTGACAAAGCAGCTCGCTGAGCTCAAGACCGAGCTTGGTCAACTCCGCATCCAGAAGGTCGCCTCTTCTGGCTCCAAGCTGAACAGGAT TCATGACATCCGCAAGTCGATCGCCCGTGTCCTGACCGTTATCAACGCCAAGCAAAGGGCTCAGCTTCGACTCTtctacaagaacaagaagtaCGCCCCTCTCGACCTCCGACCCAAGCAGACTCGTGCCATCCGCCGCCGACTATCACCCGAGGAGAAGTCCCGTGTCCtcgagaagaccaagaagcGCACTGTTCACTTCCCTCAGCGCAAGTTCGCCATCAAGGTACGATGA
- a CDS encoding hypothetical protein (EggNog:ENOG41) has translation MSTTNGVAGWAQLRQQARQLETQTDTLFHTYSQFSTASNVPPKPTEEERETERKLEELLEKRETVNGQLSRLLDSEPNLASSASKQNNLSLLRRKLTGHQRDLARLRSTLQQARDRANLLTNVRSDIDEYRQNNPEAAEADYMLEERNRIDNSNT, from the exons ATGTCGACAACGAATGGAGTCGCCGGATGGGCTCAGCTCCGACAACAAGCTCGACAGTTGGAGACCCAG ACGGATACCTTGTTCCACACATATTCACAATTCTCGACAGCCTCTAACGTACCACCAAAACCCACAGAAGAAGAGCGCGAAACAGAAAGAAAGCTGGAAGAGTTGCTAGAGAAG CGCGAAACTGTCAACGGCCAGCTCAGTCGACTTCTTGATTCCGAACCCAATCTCGCATCCTCTGCTTCAAAACAGAACAACCTGTCCCTCCTTCGAAGGAAGCTTACTGGCCATCAGAGAGATCTGGCGCGCCTGCGTTCAACACTGCAACAAGCGCGCGATCGGGCCAACCTTCTGACCAATGTTCGCTCGGATATCGATGAATACCGCCAGAACAACCCTGAAGCTGCCGAGGCTGATTACATGCTGGAAGAGCGCAATCGCAttgacaacagcaaca CGTGA